TGATGCCCGAAGGCGGTGATGCGGACCCTTTTCTCGACCTGCGCCCGAGCGGGGCGGGGCGAATGGCGCTCGCGCAGATGGCGGTGCTGCAATCGGTGGATGTGTCGCGGCTGGCACAGTTGAAGCTCGCGAGTCCGGACGACCCGAGCGACGTCATCGAAATCGAGACCGCGGATGGCGCGGGCGTGGTCGATCCTGCCACGGGCACCTGGCTCGCCTACCGGGCGCTCGACGGGTGGCAGCGCCTGCACGCGACCGTGCGCATGCTGCATACCGGCGAGGGCCTGTGGTGGCTGGGGCTGTTGCTTGGCGCCTCGTCGCTCGCGGTGCCGCTGCTCGCGGCGACCGGCTTCCTGCTCTGGCTGCACCGGCGCCAGAGCCTGCCCCGCCTGGCGAACAACGCCTCGAGGCGCGACGCCGACACCTTGCTGCTGGTCGGCAGCGAGACCCACACGACCTGGGGATTCGCTTCGGCGCTGCATGCGGCGCTGACGCGTGCGGGCCTGCGGGTGCATGCGGCGCCGATGAACGACATCGAGACCCCTCACGACGGCGTTCGCCGCTTGCTCGTCCTGACCGCGACCTACGGCGACGGCGAGGCCCCGGAGAGCGCGCGCCAGTTTCTGCCGCGGCTCGCCCGCTTGCCCGCCGGGCCCGGCGTCGCGTTCGCCGTGCTCGGCCTTGGCGACCGGCAATTCCCGCACTTCTGCGGCTATGCACGCCAGGTCCACGACGCGCTCGCCGCCAGGGGGCTGGAGGCGCTGGGAGAAACGGGCACGGTGGACCGGCAGTCGGAGCCCGAGTTCCGCCAATGGTGCAAGTGGCTCGGCGAGACGCTTGGGGTGGCGCTCGACATCCGCTACGAGCCGCTGCTGCCGCGCACGACGGCGCTCGAGCTCGTCTCGCGAACCGACTACGGCGCCGATCCCCAGACCCTGACCGCGGTCCTGCGCTTCGCGCCCCGGGTACCCGCGAGGGGCTGGCGCGCCTGGCTCGGCCGGCCGGAGCTGCCGAAATTCGAGACCGGCGACCTGCTCGGCGTGGTGCCACCGGGCGGCGCCTCGCCGCGCTACTACTCCCTGGTGAGCGCGGCTTCGGACGGCGCGGCTGAAATCTGCGTGCGCCGCCAACCCGGCGGCATCTGCTCCGGCTACCTCACCGGCCTGTCGCCGGGCGCGGCGATCCAGGCTTTCGTTCGACCGCACGAGAGCTTCCGCCCTGCCGCCGGCACCGCGCCGCTGATCCTGATCGGTGCGGGAACCGGCATCGGTCCGCTGATCGGCTTCATCCGCCACAACAGTGCCAGACGCCCGATGCACCTGTACTTTGGCGCGCGCAGCGCCGACGACGGCTTTCTCTATCGCGACGAACTTGACGGCCTCGTCGACGATTGCCGGCTGCGCACGCTGACCACCGCCTTCTCGCGCTGCGCTGATCGAGCCTACGTGCAGGACCGGTTGCTCGCGGACGCCCGGCGCCTGCGCGCGTCGATCGTGCAGGGCGCGCAGGTCATGGTGTGCGGCGGCCGCCAAATGGCCGAAGGCGTGGCTCACGCCTGGGACCGCATCCTGGAAGGCTCCGGCCTTTCGGTCGCACAACTGAGGACACAGGGACGCTATGTTGAGGACGTCTATTGAGTGGCTGCGCGGCGCACGGCTGAAGGACTGCCGCGCGAGCGGCGCGACGATGGGCACGCGCTATACCGTGCGCTTCGTCGTGCCGGAAGAGGCCGACGTGCAGGCGATCGTCGGCGTCCTGGCAGCGGCCGTCACCGCCGTCGACGCGCAGATGTCGAACTGGAAGGCCGACTCCGACCTGTCGCGGCTCAATCGCGCGGCGCCGGACGGCTGGGTTCCCGTCCCCGCGAACCTGGCGTCCGTGCTGGTGCGGGCGGCCGAGATCGGGCGCGAAACCGGCAATGCGTTCAATATCGGCGTCGGCGAACTCGTCGACGCCTGGGGCTTCGGCCCGGCGGGCAGGAGTGGCCCGCGAGGCAGGTCGACGGGCTCCCCTGCCTGCCGGCCGCTCGACGAGCTGCTGGAAGTCGACCTGCCGGGGCGCCGGGTGCGCAAGCATGCGTGCGTCGCCCTGGACCTGTGCGGCATCGCCAAGGGCTTCGGCGTCGATGAACTCGCGCGCGTGCTGAACCGGCACGGCATCGGCTCCTGGCTGGTCGGCATCGATGGCGAAATGCGCGCGCGGGGCTGCAAGCCCGACGGCTCGCCATGGGCCATCGCTTTGGAGGCGCCCGAGGACGACCGGCGCACGGCGATGGGCGTGATCGAGCTCGGCGACGCCGCGATCGCGACCTCGGGCGACTACCGGCAATGGCGCGTGGTCGACGGCGAGCGCGTCTCGCACACGATGGACCCGCGCATCGGTGCGCCGCTGCGCGGGGCGGTCGCGTCGGTCACGGTCATCGCACCGACCTGTACCGATGCCGATGCCTACGCCACAGCGCTGATGGTGCTCGGTGCCGAGGCCGGGCGTGAACTTGCCATGCGGCGGGGGCTCGACGCACTCGTCGTCACGCGCGAGCGCGAGGGGCTCCGCAAGGTCGGTACCGGCCTTTTCGCCAGTTGCAGTGGCGAGGGGTGAGTCAGATTCGTGCACCGCGAACCCGGCCGGCGGCGCGACCATGCGGATGCGCGAAGACAGGGACATGCACTTTCCTCAGCAAGACCCGCCGCCAGCGACGAGCCGGGATCGCGTCCATGGTCGCTGCCGCCGATTCACGCCGGCTCGAGGAAGCCGCAGTGCGGCATCCGCCCCGGCGCCGGCCGCCTCCTTGATCCAGCGCAATGCGCCACCGCCCGCGCTCTCCAGAATGGACAACGCGTTTCTCCATGTCTCACCAACCCCCGAAGTTCGAAAGAAGGTCCCATGAACATCTCATCCATCTGCACACGGCGCCTGGTGGCCGTGGACGGCGGCAGCACGCTCTTCCAGGCAGCCGCCATGATGCGCGAGCAGCACGTCGGCGCCCTGGTCATCACTCACTCTGTGGGTGGGGGCGCGTCCGTGAGCGGCATCGTCACTGATCGCGACCTTGTGATCGAGGTCCTGGCCCAGGGCCTGGATCCCGCGGGCATCAAGGTTGGCGAGCTCGCGAGCGAGACGATCGTGAGCGTGACGGAGAACGCAGACCTGGCCGACACCATGGCCGTCATGGAAGAGCATGGCGTGCGGAGGGTGCTGGTGACCGATGCCGAGGAACGCGTCGTCGGCATCGTTGCGCTGGACGACCTGATGGGCGCCTGCGCGGACGAGATCGCCGGCCTGTCCAAGGTGATCCGAAGCGGGCTTCAGCGCGAGACCGTGCAAGTCGACGACATGCC
This genomic window from Variovorax sp. V93 contains:
- a CDS encoding PepSY domain-containing protein, with amino-acid sequence MLRTLHSIPALIASLLLVLVALSGSVLSLFPAFERAGAAGASGVDVATLAGRVSARLPGVETLVRQPSGTIVAYHMVGSEQRASVIDPASGEVVAAYRPSAAQRWLKNLHRKLLLDDPGRVATGVAAAFMLFIVLSGLTLFARRMGGWKLLLGRVRGSTPQRLHNESARPALAGLALSAATGLIMSLATFGLMPEGGDADPFLDLRPSGAGRMALAQMAVLQSVDVSRLAQLKLASPDDPSDVIEIETADGAGVVDPATGTWLAYRALDGWQRLHATVRMLHTGEGLWWLGLLLGASSLAVPLLAATGFLLWLHRRQSLPRLANNASRRDADTLLLVGSETHTTWGFASALHAALTRAGLRVHAAPMNDIETPHDGVRRLLVLTATYGDGEAPESARQFLPRLARLPAGPGVAFAVLGLGDRQFPHFCGYARQVHDALAARGLEALGETGTVDRQSEPEFRQWCKWLGETLGVALDIRYEPLLPRTTALELVSRTDYGADPQTLTAVLRFAPRVPARGWRAWLGRPELPKFETGDLLGVVPPGGASPRYYSLVSAASDGAAEICVRRQPGGICSGYLTGLSPGAAIQAFVRPHESFRPAAGTAPLILIGAGTGIGPLIGFIRHNSARRPMHLYFGARSADDGFLYRDELDGLVDDCRLRTLTTAFSRCADRAYVQDRLLADARRLRASIVQGAQVMVCGGRQMAEGVAHAWDRILEGSGLSVAQLRTQGRYVEDVY
- a CDS encoding FAD:protein FMN transferase, whose translation is MLRTSIEWLRGARLKDCRASGATMGTRYTVRFVVPEEADVQAIVGVLAAAVTAVDAQMSNWKADSDLSRLNRAAPDGWVPVPANLASVLVRAAEIGRETGNAFNIGVGELVDAWGFGPAGRSGPRGRSTGSPACRPLDELLEVDLPGRRVRKHACVALDLCGIAKGFGVDELARVLNRHGIGSWLVGIDGEMRARGCKPDGSPWAIALEAPEDDRRTAMGVIELGDAAIATSGDYRQWRVVDGERVSHTMDPRIGAPLRGAVASVTVIAPTCTDADAYATALMVLGAEAGRELAMRRGLDALVVTREREGLRKVGTGLFASCSGEG
- a CDS encoding CBS domain-containing protein, with translation MNISSICTRRLVAVDGGSTLFQAAAMMREQHVGALVITHSVGGGASVSGIVTDRDLVIEVLAQGLDPAGIKVGELASETIVSVTENADLADTMAVMEEHGVRRVLVTDAEERVVGIVALDDLMGACADEIAGLSKVIRSGLQRETVQVDDMPPMPPLPLRVPSVGTAGWNTVVG